One genomic window of Metopolophium dirhodum isolate CAU chromosome 4, ASM1992520v1, whole genome shotgun sequence includes the following:
- the LOC132942276 gene encoding sterol regulatory element-binding protein 2-like isoform X1 yields the protein MDSMGSMDPLDLPEDLDFAGFDELLNKYNDKMPEVDTKLFTGDNILTEFDDPMSDSTLLDFPPLDLSLIEPDIQMLPPQDTVSHIIDTPMISPSAMLKPSPKAPPLIKPNRKVIQKPIQPNYITEQNVNKKIRYIQKPGMHTLLPVKSVGQIHLPSDQMKQVFFNAPLNASPTMVYTSTNGQPIILNNTAFVTTGIPVMIDSDMSSNNNIDVMSMKDDKPKSSHNVIERRYRTSINDKIMELKDMILGTEAKLNKSAILKKAIDYIKYLEMANEKLKDENKMFKLNISKKLDQSPSTLLQEEYNNPGSLTPPQSYISVSSPERSEGASSPEIVMSSDTILTNKSGKKGMADHSRLVLCVFMFVVVAFNPFGNLLPNSNMSHSKSWAEKVDGRTILNARTDSGMDDGTYQSYAFSLSIWTLNILMMIISLTCLLISDPMIYSDSEAYQEYMQMRKQAEDNLIKGNRKMAVLELSRCLEIFGRPILTSRKKLWASLIWQIIRQFLHQFKVVVLLKKWNNAVFKNVTNKHETLNTAKQLSEIYHLLHKLYLISETDWPIPNAHWGIGLYLGLSSINMAEAAGRQIISVETCVQLYSTVALNFKTIIFKGAGFFTRYYLHKAQTQVLNYNRLPANLNWLTTDHGFRFFIDHNWTFTPSNVTSSFTSLSDCNDPLSHLTRSFRENTLEKALQTLISPGTRQIVQAVGHTKQPTVTSDVLLYVQRIVESNSITKKPRIIGSSEVNVVEDEKVAWWGAIFAAGTYWILGEDNGIDLLDKHISNVPPSLLVDPLAQAVLAAYGCRNKVQTMKPRILEYHCHEASKILSETLILLQTNKPQPIVIMTLLLACDWLLETRMLSWQEECKKMPAGYVNLEFLNLKSFQEDLTSLRKISQFVPFATAKVFLYEATARLMAGASPTKTQQLFDRSLRNRSTRHFVICTKGKGEQSTVGLREHATALFMACKHLPMSLLSPPGIRAGMLAEAARTLEKIGDRKNLMQCYKLLKSITTNSSVTD from the exons ATGGACTCGATGGGCTCAATGGATCCGTTGGACCTTCCAGAGGATTTGGATTTTGCAGGTTTTGATG AACTCTTGAACAAGTACAATGATAAAATGCCGGAAGTTGACACAAAACTGTTCACCggtgataatattttgactgaGTTTGATGATCCAATGAGTGATTCCACATTATTGGATTTTCCACCACTTGATCTTTCTCTAATTGAACCGGATATCCAAATGTTGCCTCCACAAGATACTGTTTCGCACATTATTGATACTCCAATGATTTCACCTTCTGCCATGCTTAAACCAAGCCCTAAAGCACCTCCTTTGATTAAACCTAATCGTAAAGTCATTCAAAAGCCAATTCAACCAAATTATATAACagaacaaaatgtaaataaaaaaataaggtatATTCAAAAACCTGGAATGCATACTCTCCTTCCAGTTAAAAGTGTTGGACAGATTCACTTACCATCTGATCAAATGaaacaa gttttttttaatgcacCACTGAACGCATCACCTACAATGGTATATACATCAACAAATGGTCaaccaattatattaaacaataccgCATTTGTTACCAcgg GTATACCAGTTATGATTGATTCAGATATGTCatctaacaataatattgacgtTATGTCAATGAAAGATGATAAACCAAAAAGTTCACATAATGTTATTGAAAGAAGATATCGTACaagtattaatgataaaattatggaATTAAAAGATATGATTCTTGGAACCGAAGCTAag CTTAATAAATCTGCTATACTTAAAAAAGctatagattatattaaatatttggaaatggctaatgaaaaattaaaagatgaaaacaaaatgttcaaattaaatatttcaaaaaaactaGACCAAAGTCCATCTACTTTATTACAAGAAGAATACAATAACCCTGGCTCACTCACACCACCGCAATCATATATTTCCGTATCTTCACCAGAAAGATCAGAAGGCGCCTCATCACCTGAGATTGTAATGAGTTCTGATACAATATtg ACCAATAAATCTGGCAAGAAAGGTATGGCTGATCATTCAAGATTAGTGCTTTGCGTGTTCATGTTTGTGGTTGTTGCATTTAATCCTTTTGGAAATTTATTGCCTAATAGCAATATGTCACATTCTAAATCTTGGGCAGAAAAGGTTGATGgtagaacaattttaaatgctagaactg attctggaatGGATGATGGAACATATCAAAGTTATGCTTTTAGTCTGTCTATATGGACATTGAATATTCTTATGATGATCATAAGTCTTACCTGTCTTCTTATTAGTGATCCAATGATATATTCGGATTCAGAAGCATACCAGGAATATATGCAAATGAGAAAACAAGCTGAAGATAACTTGATTAAG GGAAACAGAAAAATGGCAGTTCTTGAGCTCTCTAGATGTTTGGAAATTTTTGGTCGGCCAATTTTAACAAGTCGTAAGAAACTTTGGGCTTCATTAATCTGGCAAATTATCAGGCAATTTTTACATCAATTTAAAGTGGTTGTACTTTTGAAAAAATGGAATAAtgctgtatttaaaaatgt GACCAACAAGCATGAAACTTTAAATACAGCTAAACAACTCAGTGAAATTTATCATTTACTGCATAAACTGTATTTAATTAGTGAAACTGATTGGCCAATACCTAATGCTCATTGGGGTATTGGTCTATACTTAGGACTTAGTTCAATTAATATGGCTGAAGCAGCTGGACGACAAATAATTTCAGTGGAAACTTGTGTTCAATTATATTCGACCGTTGCTCTTAATTTCAAAACTATCATATTTAAAGGTGCTGGATTTTTTACCAG gtattatttacataaagcACAAACCCAAGTGCTGAACTATAATAGATTACCAGCAAATTTGAATTGGCTTACAACTGATCATGGATTTCGATTTTTCATTGATCATAATTGGACTTTTACTCCGAGTAATGTTACATCATCATTCACTTCACTCTCAGACTGTAATGATCCATTATCTCATCTAACCAGA TCTTTCAGAGAAAATACCTTAGAAAAAGCTTTACAGACTTTAATATCACCAGGAACAAGACAAATTGTACAAGCTGTTGGTCATACCAAACAACCAACTGTAACTTCAGACGTTTTGCTATATGTACAGCGCATTGTAGAATCTAATTCAATTACAAAGAAACCCAGGATAATTGGAAGCTCAGAAGTTAATG TAGTAGAGGATGAGAAAGTAGCATGGTGGGGAGCCATATTTGCCGCTGGAACTTATTGGATATTAGGTGAAGATAATGGTATCGATCTGCTCGATAAACATATCTCCAATGTTCCTCCAAGTTTATTAGTTGATCCATTGGCGCAAGCTGTATTAGCTGCTTATgg ATGTCGAAATAAAGTCCAAACAATGAAACCTAGAATTTTAGAATACCATTGTCATGAAgctagtaaaatattatcagaaactTTGATTTTATTGCAAACCAATAAGCCCCAACCAATTGTTATA aTGACATTGTTATTAGCTTGCGACTGGTTATTAGAAACAAGAATGCTATCATGGCAAGAAGAGTGTAAGAAAATGCCTGCAGGCTATgttaatttggaatttttaaacttaaaaagcTTCCAAGAAGATTTAACTTCCTTACGAAAAATTTCACAATTTGTTCca TTTGCTACTgccaaagtatttttatatgaagCAACTGCCCGGTTAATGGCTGGAGCTTCACCAACAAAAACCCAACAACTATTTGATCGCAGCTTAAGAAACAGATCAACACGGCATTTTGTTATTTGCACTAAAG gcaAAGGTGAACAAAGCACAGTTGGTTTAAGGGAGCATGCAACTGCGTTATTTATGGCGTGTAAACATTTACCTATGTCTCTTCTATCACCACCTGGTATAAGAGCAGGTATGTTAGCTGAGGCAGCACGTACATTGGAAAAAATTGGTGATCGGAAAAATCTTATGCAGTGttacaaattattgaaatcAATTACTACCAATTCATCAGTCACGGATTGA
- the LOC132942276 gene encoding sterol regulatory element-binding protein 2-like isoform X2, producing the protein MDSMGSMDPLDLPEDLDFAGFDELLNKYNDKMPEVDTKLFTGDNILTEFDDPMSDSTLLDFPPLDLSLIEPDIQMLPPQDTVSHIIDTPMISPSAMLKPSPKAPPLIKPNRKVIQKPIQPNYITEQNVNKKIRYIQKPGMHTLLPVKSVGQIHLPSDQMKQVFFNAPLNASPTMVYTSTNGQPIILNNTAFVTTGIPVMIDSDMSSNNNIDVMSMKDDKPKSSHNVIERRYRTSINDKIMELKDMILGTEAKLNKSAILKKAIDYIKYLEMANEKLKDENKMFKLNISKKLDQSPSTLLQEEYNNPGSLTPPQSYISVSSPERSEGASSPEIVMSSDTILTNKSGKKGMADHSRLVLCVFMFVVVAFNPFGNLLPNSNMSHSKSWAEKVDGRTILNARTDSGMDDGTYQSYAFSLSIWTLNILMMIISLTCLLISDPMIYSDSEAYQEYMQMRKQAEDNLIKGNRKMAVLELSRCLEIFGRPILTSRKKLWASLIWQIIRQFLHQFKVVVLLKKWNNAVFKNVTNKHETLNTAKQLSEIYHLLHKLYLISETDWPIPNAHWGIGLYLGLSSINMAEAAGRQIISVETCVQLYSTVALNFKTIIFKGAGFFTRYYLHKAQTQVLNYNRLPANLNWLTTDHGFRFFIDHNWTFTPSNVTSSFTSLSDCNDPLSHLTRSFRENTLEKALQTLISPGTRQIVQAVGHTKQPTVTSDVLLYVQRIVESNSITKKPRIIGSSEVNVEDEKVAWWGAIFAAGTYWILGEDNGIDLLDKHISNVPPSLLVDPLAQAVLAAYGCRNKVQTMKPRILEYHCHEASKILSETLILLQTNKPQPIVIMTLLLACDWLLETRMLSWQEECKKMPAGYVNLEFLNLKSFQEDLTSLRKISQFVPFATAKVFLYEATARLMAGASPTKTQQLFDRSLRNRSTRHFVICTKGKGEQSTVGLREHATALFMACKHLPMSLLSPPGIRAGMLAEAARTLEKIGDRKNLMQCYKLLKSITTNSSVTD; encoded by the exons ATGGACTCGATGGGCTCAATGGATCCGTTGGACCTTCCAGAGGATTTGGATTTTGCAGGTTTTGATG AACTCTTGAACAAGTACAATGATAAAATGCCGGAAGTTGACACAAAACTGTTCACCggtgataatattttgactgaGTTTGATGATCCAATGAGTGATTCCACATTATTGGATTTTCCACCACTTGATCTTTCTCTAATTGAACCGGATATCCAAATGTTGCCTCCACAAGATACTGTTTCGCACATTATTGATACTCCAATGATTTCACCTTCTGCCATGCTTAAACCAAGCCCTAAAGCACCTCCTTTGATTAAACCTAATCGTAAAGTCATTCAAAAGCCAATTCAACCAAATTATATAACagaacaaaatgtaaataaaaaaataaggtatATTCAAAAACCTGGAATGCATACTCTCCTTCCAGTTAAAAGTGTTGGACAGATTCACTTACCATCTGATCAAATGaaacaa gttttttttaatgcacCACTGAACGCATCACCTACAATGGTATATACATCAACAAATGGTCaaccaattatattaaacaataccgCATTTGTTACCAcgg GTATACCAGTTATGATTGATTCAGATATGTCatctaacaataatattgacgtTATGTCAATGAAAGATGATAAACCAAAAAGTTCACATAATGTTATTGAAAGAAGATATCGTACaagtattaatgataaaattatggaATTAAAAGATATGATTCTTGGAACCGAAGCTAag CTTAATAAATCTGCTATACTTAAAAAAGctatagattatattaaatatttggaaatggctaatgaaaaattaaaagatgaaaacaaaatgttcaaattaaatatttcaaaaaaactaGACCAAAGTCCATCTACTTTATTACAAGAAGAATACAATAACCCTGGCTCACTCACACCACCGCAATCATATATTTCCGTATCTTCACCAGAAAGATCAGAAGGCGCCTCATCACCTGAGATTGTAATGAGTTCTGATACAATATtg ACCAATAAATCTGGCAAGAAAGGTATGGCTGATCATTCAAGATTAGTGCTTTGCGTGTTCATGTTTGTGGTTGTTGCATTTAATCCTTTTGGAAATTTATTGCCTAATAGCAATATGTCACATTCTAAATCTTGGGCAGAAAAGGTTGATGgtagaacaattttaaatgctagaactg attctggaatGGATGATGGAACATATCAAAGTTATGCTTTTAGTCTGTCTATATGGACATTGAATATTCTTATGATGATCATAAGTCTTACCTGTCTTCTTATTAGTGATCCAATGATATATTCGGATTCAGAAGCATACCAGGAATATATGCAAATGAGAAAACAAGCTGAAGATAACTTGATTAAG GGAAACAGAAAAATGGCAGTTCTTGAGCTCTCTAGATGTTTGGAAATTTTTGGTCGGCCAATTTTAACAAGTCGTAAGAAACTTTGGGCTTCATTAATCTGGCAAATTATCAGGCAATTTTTACATCAATTTAAAGTGGTTGTACTTTTGAAAAAATGGAATAAtgctgtatttaaaaatgt GACCAACAAGCATGAAACTTTAAATACAGCTAAACAACTCAGTGAAATTTATCATTTACTGCATAAACTGTATTTAATTAGTGAAACTGATTGGCCAATACCTAATGCTCATTGGGGTATTGGTCTATACTTAGGACTTAGTTCAATTAATATGGCTGAAGCAGCTGGACGACAAATAATTTCAGTGGAAACTTGTGTTCAATTATATTCGACCGTTGCTCTTAATTTCAAAACTATCATATTTAAAGGTGCTGGATTTTTTACCAG gtattatttacataaagcACAAACCCAAGTGCTGAACTATAATAGATTACCAGCAAATTTGAATTGGCTTACAACTGATCATGGATTTCGATTTTTCATTGATCATAATTGGACTTTTACTCCGAGTAATGTTACATCATCATTCACTTCACTCTCAGACTGTAATGATCCATTATCTCATCTAACCAGA TCTTTCAGAGAAAATACCTTAGAAAAAGCTTTACAGACTTTAATATCACCAGGAACAAGACAAATTGTACAAGCTGTTGGTCATACCAAACAACCAACTGTAACTTCAGACGTTTTGCTATATGTACAGCGCATTGTAGAATCTAATTCAATTACAAAGAAACCCAGGATAATTGGAAGCTCAGAAGTTAATG TAGAGGATGAGAAAGTAGCATGGTGGGGAGCCATATTTGCCGCTGGAACTTATTGGATATTAGGTGAAGATAATGGTATCGATCTGCTCGATAAACATATCTCCAATGTTCCTCCAAGTTTATTAGTTGATCCATTGGCGCAAGCTGTATTAGCTGCTTATgg ATGTCGAAATAAAGTCCAAACAATGAAACCTAGAATTTTAGAATACCATTGTCATGAAgctagtaaaatattatcagaaactTTGATTTTATTGCAAACCAATAAGCCCCAACCAATTGTTATA aTGACATTGTTATTAGCTTGCGACTGGTTATTAGAAACAAGAATGCTATCATGGCAAGAAGAGTGTAAGAAAATGCCTGCAGGCTATgttaatttggaatttttaaacttaaaaagcTTCCAAGAAGATTTAACTTCCTTACGAAAAATTTCACAATTTGTTCca TTTGCTACTgccaaagtatttttatatgaagCAACTGCCCGGTTAATGGCTGGAGCTTCACCAACAAAAACCCAACAACTATTTGATCGCAGCTTAAGAAACAGATCAACACGGCATTTTGTTATTTGCACTAAAG gcaAAGGTGAACAAAGCACAGTTGGTTTAAGGGAGCATGCAACTGCGTTATTTATGGCGTGTAAACATTTACCTATGTCTCTTCTATCACCACCTGGTATAAGAGCAGGTATGTTAGCTGAGGCAGCACGTACATTGGAAAAAATTGGTGATCGGAAAAATCTTATGCAGTGttacaaattattgaaatcAATTACTACCAATTCATCAGTCACGGATTGA
- the LOC132943662 gene encoding THO complex subunit 5 homolog, with product MSEKPSQSKPIIVRNKESEVDIYTAVAKYEEKQTSNRDENNDSAIYFNTLHKWQDIMKWNYELKNKENSPKEKLEEYKNDVIHLFLILKKLNRLDKIRSKQKKDLLNKKKQEIDSKHLQQENLLNELFYLKKEISKCLQYKSSDTDIDLVPLETFCLESPDSADYIDKLKSGLINEHDLHIKRLQWEFEQRQTQQQQCDEVEKNKEIILSEIQEESRILQSILPMLKDIRTAAQPLQQSFGLAPCQARSYADIVNLLPKPLYYLYIQTDAYRVACKSKFTVSINGDEEEARRFDSNKNNVVDTNSDEEVDVPKPKKRHHKKSRTDTKSVQQKSLLSKHPLSVKLTLSLKNNTQFVMEFFYLVNLNLITVTVTSSWSGFSSSYSRELLSPSSILDALFSGDNGKESPHIVNFHQLEEEKTEFNTMEVGKPYIWAQSICGLDFLNPNVPDFLISRNHIAQVLKAINNRLKTRLSLITQLDCSDLERRFSVNGVNLTSVLSPWNTMAWENFIKLEYCKPHVEFGTVTENDLLFKRVVNYKTATLTVVMVIKCDYPKSNPIFTLQLNMPTTNEGMSVLNSTNNNSVRELEREINVFHEQIEDEDINEMLINIIGRLVVCFEVMMETWGHSDFPKTKTILYNIRGRARNHPFKAVKHHSGIIFEHR from the exons ATGAGTGAAAAACCCTCGCAAAGTAAACCTATCATTGTCAGGAATAAAGAATCCGAAGTGGATATTTACacg gcgGTAGCAAAATATGAAGAAAAGCAAACATCTAATCGAGATGAAAATAATGATTCTGCAATCTACTTTAATACTTTACATAAATGGCAAGACATAATGAAATGGAATTATGAGTTAAAAAACAAGGAAAACTCACca AAAGAAAAACTTGAAGAATACAAAAATGAtgtgatacatttatttttaattttaaaaaagttaaacagACTTGATAAAATACGCTCGAAACAAAAGaaagatttattaaataaaaaaaaacaagagatTGATAGTAAACATTTACAGCAAGAAAATCTTCTAAacgaattgttttatttaaaaaaagaaatatccAAGTGCCTTCAATACAA atctAGTGATACTGATATTGATCTTGTACCATTAGAAACATTTTGTTTAGAGTCGCCAGATTCAGCcgattatatt gataaattaaaaagtggACTGATTAATGAACACGATTTACATATAAAACGTCTGCAATGGGAATTTGAACAGAGGCAAACTCAACAACAACAGTGTGATgaagtagaaaaaaataaagaaattatacttTCTGAAATTCAGGAAGAGAGCAGGATATTACAAAGTATTTTACCTATGCTTAAAGACATACGCacg GCTGCTCAACCTTTACAACAAAGTTTTGGATTAGCTCCTTGTCAAGCAAGATCATATGCAGATATTGTGAATCTATTGCCCAAgcccttatattatttatacatacaaacaGATGCATATAGGGTAGCTTGCA AATCAAAATTCACTGTTTCAATTAATGGTGATGAAGAAGAAGCTAGAAGATTTGATTCTAATAAGAATAACGTTGTTGATACTAACTCTGATGag gaAGTAGATGTGCCTAAACCAAAAAAACGTCATCATAAGAAATCACGAACAGATACAAAATCTGTACAACAAAAAAGTTTACTTTCAAAACATCCTCTATCGGTTAAATTaacattaagtttaaaaaacaatactcAGTTTGTtatggaatttttttatttggttaatttaaatttaattactgtTACTGTTACCTCATCTTGGTCTGGATTTTCTTCATCCTACTCAAGAGAATTGCTTTCACCAAGTTCTATACTTGATGCATTGTTCTCAGGTGATAATGGCAAAGAAAGTCCTCATATAGTGAACTTCCATCAATTAGAAGAA GAAAAAACTGAATTCAACACTATGGAGGTAGGAAAACCTTACATTTGGGCTCAAAGTATATGTGGCTTGGATTTTTTAAATCCTAATGTAcctgattttttaatttcaagaaATCATATTGCTCAAGTATTAAAGGCAATTAATAATCGCCTTAAAACTCGACTTTCATTGATTACTCAGCTAGACTGTAGTG aCTTAGAACGAAGGTTCAGTGTAAATGGAGTTAATTTAACTTCAGTTTTATCCCCATGGAATACAATGGCATGGgaaaattttattaaacttgaataTTGTAAACCACATGTTGAATTTGGAACAGTGAcagaaaatgatttattatttaaacgtgtagtaaattataaaacag CAACACTGACTGTGGTGATGGTAATTAAATGTGATTACCCAAAGAGTAATCCTATTTTCACACTTCAACTAAATATGCCAACTACAAATGAAGGAATGTctgttttaaattctacaaataataattctgtTAGA gaATTGGAGAGAgaaattaatgtttttcatGAACAAATTGAAGATGAAGATATTAATGAAATGTTAATCAACATAATTGGTCGTCTTGTTGTTTGTTTTGAAGTGATGATGGAGACCTGGGGACATTCAGATTTTCccaaaactaaaacaattttatacaacATAAG GGGTCGAGCTAGAAATCATCCATTCAAGGCTGTTAAACATCATTCAGGAATTATTTTTGAACAccgttaa